A single genomic interval of Microbacterium hydrocarbonoxydans harbors:
- a CDS encoding MinD/ParA family ATP-binding protein, producing the protein MAAPAARTDVAAEAAAAAAFIAKAQADLDSGRGSRRSSPSASLASKESPAVDASKDKAVAARPTRANRTEVQLAAKRLDDLGDSSRESADLLTADRLLDPHRLQKPEPEGAWSHFLYTISGRRINIGDGRRARERKALSARIAAPIVGGARFVPVLSRKGGVGKTTVTTLLGMALADARDDRVIAVDANPDRGTLAERVVRPHHNKSVRDLVRIHDQVRGYHDISAIVARDATRLDVLASDSDPRIAEAFSDSDYRDVAGVAAHYYSLVLTDTGTGIVHSVMSATLDLADQLVIVSGLSVDEARLASETLTWLESNGYAEQAREAVVVLNQSTPGAPLVRLNELESHFRTRAKHVVRMPYDAHIAGGGTIVFANLQPETRVAARELAALLVEGLRAKGA; encoded by the coding sequence ATGGCCGCTCCCGCCGCACGCACCGACGTCGCCGCAGAGGCGGCCGCAGCTGCGGCGTTCATCGCCAAGGCGCAGGCCGACCTCGATTCCGGCCGCGGATCCCGCCGTTCGTCGCCCTCGGCATCGCTCGCATCGAAGGAGAGTCCCGCAGTGGACGCATCGAAGGACAAAGCCGTCGCCGCACGGCCGACCCGCGCCAACCGCACCGAGGTGCAGCTCGCGGCGAAGCGACTGGACGATCTCGGCGACTCGTCGCGCGAGAGTGCCGACCTGCTGACGGCCGATCGTCTTCTGGATCCGCATCGTCTGCAGAAGCCCGAACCGGAGGGGGCGTGGAGTCACTTCCTGTACACGATCTCCGGTCGCCGCATCAATATCGGCGACGGGCGTCGCGCGCGTGAGCGGAAGGCTCTCAGCGCCCGGATCGCTGCACCGATCGTGGGCGGCGCACGCTTCGTGCCCGTGCTTTCCCGCAAGGGCGGTGTCGGCAAGACGACGGTGACGACTCTCCTGGGGATGGCGCTGGCGGATGCGCGCGACGATCGCGTGATCGCCGTCGACGCGAACCCCGATCGCGGAACCCTGGCCGAGCGCGTGGTTCGCCCGCACCACAACAAGTCCGTGCGCGACCTCGTGCGCATCCATGACCAGGTGCGCGGATATCACGACATCTCCGCGATCGTCGCGAGAGACGCCACCCGCCTCGACGTCCTCGCCTCTGATTCCGATCCGCGCATCGCTGAGGCCTTCAGCGACAGCGACTACCGCGACGTCGCCGGTGTCGCCGCCCATTACTACTCACTCGTGCTCACCGACACCGGAACCGGCATCGTGCATTCGGTCATGTCGGCCACGCTCGACCTCGCCGACCAGCTCGTGATCGTGTCGGGTCTCAGCGTCGACGAGGCCCGTCTCGCGTCCGAGACCCTCACGTGGCTGGAGAGCAACGGTTACGCCGAGCAGGCGCGGGAGGCGGTGGTCGTGCTCAACCAGTCGACTCCGGGCGCTCCTCTCGTCAGGCTCAACGAGCTCGAGTCGCACTTCCGCACGCGGGCGAAGCACGTGGTGCGGATGCCGTACGACGCCCACATCGCCGGCGGCGGGACGATCGTGTTCGCGAACCTGCAGCCCGAGACGCGCGTGGCCGCCCGCGAGCTCGCGGCGCTGCTCGTCGAGGGACTGCGGGCGAAGGGGGCCTGA
- a CDS encoding AMP-dependent synthetase/ligase yields MVQFEVPAVVPADPEANIADLLAKRVEATPDRPLFAVPDGDGWRDISAADFQTAVIALAKGFVAAGIKPGEKVGFLARTTYEWTLVDFALFYAGAVMVPIYETSSPSQIQWILEDSGAIAVVVESPEHFARLDEVRGDLPLLREVWQLHLGAIDTLTAQGASVSDAEIERLRNIAVGSDIATLIYTSGSTGRPKGCVLTHSNFVELSRNSAKALDAVVQTPGASTLLFITTAHVFARFISILNIHAGVRTGHQPDTRQLLPALGSFKPTFLLAVPRVFEKVYNSAEQKAEAGGKGKIFRAAADVAIQHSKLVEEGKSIPFGTKLKFALFNKLVYGKLREAMGGRVVYAVSGSAPLGARLGHFFHSLGVVILEGYGLTETTAPATVNLADKSKIGTVGPALPGVGVRLADDGEIEVRGINVFKEYWNNPDATAEAFSEGGWFRTGDIGNFDSEGFLTITGRKKEIIVTAGGKNVAPAALEDPIRANPIIGQVVVVGDQRPFISALITLDPEMLPTWLANAGLPKEMTLAEASKNEAVRAEIQRAVDAANARVSRAESIRKFTVLESEWTEASGHLTPKLSIKRNVIMSDFADEIAAIYDEPVTTTNVAIGG; encoded by the coding sequence GTGGTCCAGTTTGAAGTCCCCGCCGTCGTCCCCGCCGACCCCGAAGCGAACATCGCCGACCTGCTGGCCAAGCGGGTCGAGGCGACTCCGGACCGCCCCCTCTTCGCCGTGCCCGACGGTGACGGATGGCGCGACATCTCCGCCGCCGACTTCCAGACGGCCGTCATCGCCCTCGCGAAGGGTTTCGTCGCCGCCGGCATCAAGCCAGGCGAGAAGGTCGGCTTCCTGGCGCGCACCACCTACGAGTGGACGCTCGTCGACTTCGCCCTCTTCTACGCCGGCGCGGTGATGGTGCCGATCTACGAGACCAGCTCCCCCTCTCAGATCCAGTGGATCCTCGAGGACTCCGGTGCGATCGCGGTCGTGGTCGAGTCCCCCGAGCACTTCGCGCGTCTCGACGAGGTCCGCGGCGACCTTCCCCTGCTCCGCGAGGTGTGGCAGCTGCATCTCGGAGCGATCGACACGCTCACGGCGCAGGGCGCCTCCGTCAGCGACGCTGAGATCGAGCGGCTCCGCAACATCGCGGTCGGCTCCGACATCGCGACGCTCATCTACACCTCCGGGTCCACCGGGCGTCCCAAGGGATGCGTGCTCACGCACAGCAACTTCGTCGAGCTCTCACGCAACTCCGCGAAGGCGCTGGATGCCGTGGTTCAGACCCCTGGCGCATCGACGCTGCTGTTCATCACCACGGCGCACGTGTTCGCCCGCTTCATCTCGATCCTGAACATCCATGCCGGTGTCCGCACCGGCCACCAGCCGGACACCCGGCAGCTGCTCCCGGCACTGGGGTCGTTCAAGCCCACCTTCCTGCTGGCCGTGCCCCGCGTGTTCGAGAAGGTCTACAACTCGGCGGAGCAGAAGGCCGAGGCCGGAGGCAAGGGCAAGATCTTCCGTGCCGCTGCCGACGTCGCGATCCAGCACTCGAAGCTCGTGGAAGAGGGCAAGAGCATCCCGTTCGGGACCAAGCTCAAGTTCGCGCTCTTCAACAAGCTCGTCTACGGAAAGCTCCGCGAGGCCATGGGCGGCAGGGTCGTCTACGCCGTCTCCGGATCGGCACCCCTCGGCGCCCGCCTCGGGCACTTCTTCCACAGCCTCGGCGTCGTGATCCTCGAGGGCTACGGCCTGACCGAGACGACCGCCCCGGCGACGGTCAACCTCGCCGACAAGTCGAAGATCGGCACCGTGGGGCCCGCTCTCCCGGGAGTCGGCGTGCGTCTGGCCGACGACGGCGAGATCGAAGTGCGTGGCATCAACGTCTTCAAGGAGTACTGGAACAATCCCGACGCCACCGCCGAGGCGTTCAGCGAGGGCGGCTGGTTCCGCACCGGCGACATCGGCAACTTCGACTCCGAGGGATTCCTGACCATCACGGGTCGTAAGAAGGAGATCATCGTCACGGCCGGCGGCAAGAACGTCGCACCCGCGGCGCTCGAGGACCCGATCCGCGCCAACCCGATCATCGGCCAGGTCGTCGTCGTCGGCGACCAGCGTCCGTTCATCTCGGCACTGATCACCCTCGACCCCGAGATGCTGCCGACCTGGCTCGCCAACGCCGGACTCCCCAAAGAGATGACCCTCGCCGAGGCCTCGAAGAACGAGGCGGTGCGTGCCGAGATCCAGCGGGCGGTGGATGCGGCGAACGCGCGCGTCTCGCGGGCCGAGTCGATCCGCAAGTTCACGGTGCTGGAGAGCGAATGGACTGAGGCATCCGGACATCTGACCCCGAAGCTGTCGATCAAGCGCAACGTGATCATGAGCGACTTCGCCGATGAGATCGCCGCGATCTACGACGAGCCCGTCACGACGACCAACGTCGCGATCGGCGGCTGA
- a CDS encoding class II 3-deoxy-7-phosphoheptulonate synthase, with protein sequence MLQHHTDALDAWRSLPIKQQPQWPDAERVSEVSTQIAALPPLVFAGEVDNLRDRLARAASGRAFLLQGGDCAETFAGATADQIRNRIKTVLQMAVVLTYGASMPVVKMGRMAGQFAKPRSSDTETRGDVTLPAYRGDIVNGYDFTEGSRRADPGRLLQGYHTAASTLNLIRAFTQGGFADLREVHSWNKGFAQNPANQRYERMAAEIDRAIKFMEAAGADFDELTRVEFFTGHEGLLMDYERPMTRIDSRTDTPFNTSAHFLWIGERTRDLDGAHVDYFSKIRNPIGVKLGPSTTPETALALIDKLDPNREPGRLTFITRMGAGKIRDALPPLLEAVRDSGAQPLWVTDPMHGNGITTPTGYKTRRFDDVVDEVRGFFEAHRAVGTFPGGIHVELTGDDVTECLGGSEHIDEAALATRYESLCDPRLNHMQSLELAFLVAEELEKR encoded by the coding sequence ATGCTCCAGCACCACACCGACGCGCTTGATGCGTGGCGCTCGCTCCCGATCAAGCAGCAGCCGCAGTGGCCGGACGCCGAGCGCGTCTCGGAGGTCTCCACGCAGATCGCCGCGCTCCCGCCCCTGGTGTTCGCGGGTGAGGTCGACAACCTCCGCGACCGGCTGGCTCGTGCCGCGTCCGGCCGCGCGTTCCTGCTCCAGGGTGGCGACTGCGCCGAGACGTTCGCCGGCGCGACCGCCGACCAGATCCGCAACCGGATCAAGACCGTGCTGCAGATGGCTGTCGTGCTCACCTATGGCGCGTCGATGCCGGTCGTCAAGATGGGTCGCATGGCGGGTCAGTTCGCCAAGCCGAGATCCAGCGACACCGAGACTCGCGGCGACGTCACGCTTCCCGCCTACCGCGGCGACATCGTCAACGGGTACGACTTCACCGAAGGGTCGCGTCGCGCGGATCCCGGCCGCCTGCTGCAGGGGTACCACACCGCCGCATCGACCCTGAACCTGATCCGTGCCTTCACCCAGGGCGGGTTCGCTGATCTCCGCGAGGTGCACTCGTGGAACAAGGGCTTCGCGCAGAACCCTGCCAACCAGCGTTACGAGCGCATGGCGGCGGAGATCGACCGCGCGATCAAGTTCATGGAGGCCGCGGGAGCGGACTTCGACGAGCTCACCCGTGTGGAGTTCTTCACCGGCCACGAGGGCCTGCTGATGGACTACGAGCGTCCGATGACGCGCATCGACTCCCGCACGGATACGCCGTTCAACACCTCGGCGCACTTCCTCTGGATCGGCGAGCGCACGCGCGACCTCGATGGGGCGCACGTCGACTACTTCTCGAAGATCCGCAACCCCATCGGCGTGAAGCTCGGCCCGTCGACGACTCCGGAGACGGCCCTCGCGCTGATCGACAAGCTCGACCCGAACCGCGAGCCCGGCCGCTTGACGTTCATCACGCGCATGGGCGCAGGCAAGATCCGTGACGCGCTGCCGCCGCTGCTCGAAGCTGTCCGCGACTCCGGTGCGCAGCCGCTGTGGGTCACCGATCCTATGCACGGCAACGGCATCACCACCCCGACCGGCTACAAGACCCGTCGCTTCGACGACGTCGTCGACGAGGTCCGCGGATTCTTCGAGGCGCATCGCGCCGTGGGGACCTTCCCCGGCGGCATCCATGTCGAGCTGACCGGTGACGACGTCACCGAGTGCCTCGGCGGCTCTGAGCACATCGACGAGGCCGCGCTCGCGACCCGCTACGAGAGCCTGTGCGATCCGCGCCTGAACCACATGCAGTCGCTCGAGCTGGCGTTCCTCGTCGCCGAGGAGCTCGAGAAGCGCTGA
- the def gene encoding peptide deformylase, protein MTVREIRVFGDPVLRTVCAPIDDIDDGVRALVADLVDTVELPGRAGVAAPQIGVALRAFSYNIDGDIGYVLNPVLTEVRGEPVPTGEGCLSVPGLWHDALRHPWARVEGIDLDGRPVVLEGEGLLAQALQHETDHLDGRLYLSRLDAETRKRAMREVRESAWF, encoded by the coding sequence ATGACCGTTCGCGAGATCCGGGTCTTCGGAGACCCCGTGCTCCGCACCGTCTGCGCCCCGATCGACGACATCGACGACGGCGTGCGCGCTCTGGTGGCCGACCTGGTCGACACGGTCGAGCTGCCTGGGCGCGCCGGTGTCGCCGCTCCGCAGATCGGGGTCGCGCTGCGCGCGTTCAGCTACAACATCGACGGCGACATCGGGTACGTGCTGAACCCGGTCCTCACGGAGGTGCGCGGCGAGCCGGTGCCGACCGGTGAGGGCTGCCTGTCGGTCCCCGGCCTCTGGCACGACGCGCTGCGGCATCCGTGGGCCAGGGTCGAGGGCATCGACCTCGACGGCCGACCCGTGGTGCTCGAGGGGGAGGGACTCCTCGCCCAGGCACTCCAGCACGAGACCGACCATCTCGACGGCAGGCTCTACCTCTCGCGTCTCGATGCCGAGACCCGCAAGCGCGCGATGCGCGAGGTTCGCGAGAGCGCCTGGTTCTGA
- a CDS encoding pyruvate carboxylase: MFQKILVANRGEIAIRAFRAAFEVGARTVAVFPHEDRGSVHRLKADEAYAIGERGHPVRAYLDVDEIIRVAKDAGADAIYPGYGFLSENPELAEKAAANGIVFIGPPANVLEMAGNKVEAKRHAIEAGVPVLRSTEASDDIDALVAQAQEIGFPLFAKAVAGGGGRGMRRVESAGELAPALAEAMREAASAFGDPRMFLEQAVLRPRHIEVQILADKTGETVHLFERDCSVQRRHQKVVEIAPAPNLDDGIRTALHGYAVAFARSIGYENAGTVEFLLETAGERTGEVVFIEMNPRIQVEHTVTEEVTDVDLVQSQMRIAAGQTLAELGLQQENLRVRGAALQCRITTEDPTQGFRPDTGKITTYRSPGGAGIRLDGGTVHQGAQISPHFDSMLAKLTCRGRDYPAAVARARRALAEFRIRGVSTNIPFLQALLEDEAFIAGDVSTSFIDERPDLLRGRESKDRGTRILNWLVDVTVNKPHGAHPGSIDPRAKLPAVDLSTEPPAGSRQRLLELGPEGFAASLRAQTALAVTDTTFRDAHQSLLATRVRTRDLVAAAPHIARLTPELLSVEAWGGATYDVALRFLGEDPWERLDKLRAALPNIAIQMLLRGRNTVGYTPYPTAVTEAFVREAAASGVDIFRIFDALNDVEQMRPAIEAVRATGTALAEVALCYTGDLLNPAEDLYTLDYYLNLADEIVAAGAHIIAIKDMAGLLRPAAAAKLVTALRERFDLPVHLHTHDTPGGQLATLLAASAAGVDAVDAASAPLSGTTSQPSLSSLVAALAHTERDSGIDLAAVSDLEPYWEAVRRVYAPFESGLPGPTGRVYHHEIPGGQLSNLRQQAKALGLADDFELIEDMYAAADRILGRVPKVTPSSKVVGDLALHLAAVKADPADFEANPEKYDVPDSVVGFMAGELGDLPGGWPEPFRTKVLAGRSVRTGLTEISADDEAALAGDSATRRARLNALLFPAPTREFTQMRENFGDLSVLDTSDYLYGLVQGQEHLVEIDRGVQLYVGLEAIGDADDKGMRTVMTTLNGQLRPVFVRDRSVAVDVHEVEKADMSVPGQVAAPFSGVVTLKAEVGDAVRAGEPVASIEAMKMEAAITAPLDGVVERLAIGSTQQVEAGDLLVVIRPAH; this comes from the coding sequence ATGTTCCAGAAGATCCTTGTGGCGAACCGCGGCGAGATCGCGATCCGCGCCTTCCGAGCGGCGTTCGAGGTGGGGGCGAGGACGGTCGCCGTCTTCCCGCATGAGGACCGCGGGTCGGTGCATCGACTCAAGGCCGACGAGGCGTACGCGATCGGCGAGCGGGGGCATCCGGTCCGCGCCTACCTCGACGTGGATGAGATCATCCGGGTCGCGAAGGATGCCGGCGCCGACGCGATCTACCCGGGCTACGGCTTCCTGTCCGAGAACCCGGAGCTGGCGGAGAAGGCGGCCGCGAACGGCATCGTCTTCATCGGCCCTCCCGCGAATGTCCTGGAGATGGCGGGCAACAAGGTCGAGGCCAAACGCCACGCGATCGAGGCAGGCGTGCCAGTGCTCCGCTCGACCGAGGCCTCCGACGACATCGATGCGCTGGTCGCGCAGGCGCAGGAGATCGGGTTCCCGCTGTTCGCCAAGGCCGTCGCCGGTGGCGGCGGACGCGGGATGCGCCGCGTCGAGTCGGCGGGCGAGCTCGCTCCGGCACTGGCCGAGGCGATGCGCGAGGCCGCCAGCGCCTTCGGCGATCCTCGGATGTTCCTCGAGCAGGCCGTGCTGCGTCCGCGGCACATCGAGGTCCAGATCCTCGCCGACAAGACGGGGGAGACGGTACACCTCTTCGAGCGGGACTGCTCGGTGCAGCGTCGCCACCAGAAGGTGGTGGAGATCGCACCGGCGCCCAACCTCGACGACGGCATCCGCACCGCTCTGCACGGATATGCCGTCGCCTTCGCCCGCTCGATCGGGTACGAGAACGCCGGCACCGTCGAGTTCCTCCTCGAGACTGCAGGAGAGCGCACGGGCGAGGTCGTGTTCATCGAGATGAACCCCCGCATCCAGGTCGAGCACACGGTCACTGAGGAGGTCACCGACGTCGACCTCGTGCAGAGCCAGATGCGCATCGCCGCGGGTCAGACGCTCGCAGAGCTCGGGCTCCAGCAGGAGAACCTGCGCGTCAGGGGCGCCGCGCTGCAGTGCCGCATCACGACGGAGGACCCGACCCAGGGTTTCCGACCAGATACAGGGAAGATCACGACCTACCGCTCGCCCGGCGGTGCCGGCATCCGGCTCGACGGCGGCACAGTGCATCAGGGCGCCCAGATCAGCCCCCACTTCGACTCCATGCTCGCGAAGCTCACCTGCCGCGGTCGCGACTACCCGGCCGCCGTGGCCCGCGCGCGTCGCGCTCTGGCGGAGTTCCGCATCCGCGGCGTCTCGACGAACATCCCCTTCCTGCAGGCGCTGCTCGAGGACGAGGCGTTCATCGCGGGCGACGTGAGCACGTCCTTCATCGACGAGCGACCGGATCTGCTGCGTGGTCGCGAGTCGAAGGACCGCGGCACCCGCATCCTCAACTGGCTGGTCGACGTCACCGTCAACAAGCCGCACGGGGCGCACCCCGGCTCGATCGACCCGCGAGCGAAGCTCCCGGCGGTGGACCTGTCGACGGAGCCGCCGGCGGGATCCCGTCAGCGTCTGCTCGAGCTCGGTCCAGAGGGGTTCGCCGCCAGTCTGCGTGCGCAGACCGCGCTGGCTGTCACCGACACCACCTTCCGCGACGCGCACCAGTCGCTGCTCGCGACGAGGGTCCGCACCCGTGACCTCGTCGCCGCCGCACCTCACATCGCCCGGCTGACGCCGGAGCTGCTGTCCGTCGAGGCCTGGGGAGGGGCGACCTACGACGTCGCCCTACGATTCCTCGGCGAGGACCCCTGGGAGCGGCTGGACAAGCTGCGGGCCGCGCTGCCGAACATCGCCATCCAGATGCTGCTGCGCGGCCGCAACACCGTCGGCTACACGCCGTACCCCACGGCGGTGACCGAGGCCTTCGTGCGCGAGGCGGCGGCCAGCGGCGTCGACATCTTCCGGATCTTCGACGCGCTCAACGACGTCGAGCAGATGCGACCGGCGATCGAGGCGGTACGCGCCACCGGGACTGCCCTCGCCGAGGTCGCGCTCTGCTACACCGGAGACCTCCTGAATCCGGCTGAGGACCTCTACACCCTCGACTACTACCTGAACCTCGCCGACGAGATCGTGGCGGCCGGGGCTCACATCATCGCGATCAAGGACATGGCGGGGCTGCTTCGGCCTGCGGCGGCGGCCAAGCTCGTCACGGCGCTGCGCGAGCGCTTCGACCTGCCAGTGCATCTGCACACCCACGACACCCCCGGTGGTCAGCTCGCGACGCTGCTCGCGGCCAGCGCCGCCGGAGTCGACGCGGTGGATGCCGCATCCGCGCCCCTGTCCGGCACGACGAGTCAGCCGTCGCTGTCGTCGCTCGTCGCGGCGCTCGCGCACACCGAGCGGGACAGTGGCATCGATCTCGCTGCCGTCTCGGATCTCGAGCCCTACTGGGAGGCGGTGCGGCGGGTGTACGCGCCGTTCGAGTCGGGACTGCCGGGGCCGACCGGACGCGTGTACCACCACGAGATCCCCGGCGGTCAGCTGTCGAACCTGCGCCAGCAGGCCAAGGCGCTCGGGCTCGCCGACGACTTCGAGCTCATCGAGGACATGTACGCCGCCGCTGACCGCATCCTCGGCCGCGTGCCGAAGGTGACGCCCTCGTCGAAGGTGGTCGGGGACCTCGCTCTGCACCTCGCAGCGGTGAAGGCGGATCCCGCCGACTTCGAGGCGAACCCCGAGAAGTACGACGTGCCGGACTCCGTGGTCGGGTTCATGGCCGGCGAGCTCGGCGACCTTCCCGGGGGCTGGCCCGAGCCCTTCCGCACCAAGGTCCTCGCAGGGCGTTCGGTCCGTACCGGGCTGACCGAGATCTCCGCCGATGATGAAGCAGCACTCGCCGGAGACAGCGCGACACGGCGCGCGCGTCTGAACGCGCTGCTGTTCCCCGCTCCGACGCGGGAGTTCACGCAGATGCGCGAGAACTTCGGCGACCTCTCGGTGCTCGACACGAGCGACTACCTCTACGGCCTCGTGCAGGGCCAGGAGCACCTCGTCGAGATCGATCGGGGAGTGCAGCTGTATGTGGGTCTCGAGGCCATCGGCGACGCGGATGACAAGGGCATGCGCACCGTCATGACCACCCTCAACGGGCAGCTGCGACCGGTGTTCGTGCGGGACCGGTCAGTCGCTGTCGACGTGCACGAGGTCGAGAAGGCCGACATGTCGGTGCCTGGTCAGGTGGCTGCTCCGTTCTCCGGGGTGGTGACCCTGAAGGCGGAGGTGGGCGATGCGGTCCGCGCCGGCGAGCCGGTCGCCTCGATCGAGGCGATGAAGATGGAGGCGGCGATCACCGCGCCGCTCGACGGCGTCGTCGAACGTCTCGCCATCGGGTCCACACAGCAGGTCGAGGCCGGAGACCTTTTGGTCGTCATCCGCCCGGCGCACTAA
- a CDS encoding lysophospholipid acyltransferase family protein yields MFYWLMKYVAIGPVVKAVFRPWVVGRANIPKNGAAILASNHLSFADSIFLPLMIDRPMSFLAKSDYFTGRGIKGWATKFFMKATGQIPIDRSGGKASEASLNTGLQVLGRGDLLGIYPEGTRSPDGRLYRGRTGIARMAMEAKVPVIPVIMVDTDTAMPIGQRLPRVVRVGIVIGEPLDFSRYAGMENDRYILRSVTDEIMVALQRLGEQQYDDVYASTVKDRLPARVTQRS; encoded by the coding sequence ATGTTCTACTGGCTGATGAAGTACGTCGCGATCGGCCCCGTGGTCAAGGCCGTCTTCCGACCATGGGTGGTCGGCCGCGCCAACATCCCCAAGAACGGTGCGGCGATCCTCGCCAGCAACCACCTCTCGTTCGCCGATTCGATCTTCCTCCCGCTGATGATCGACCGGCCGATGTCGTTCCTCGCCAAGAGCGACTACTTCACGGGCCGGGGGATCAAGGGCTGGGCGACCAAATTCTTCATGAAGGCCACCGGTCAGATCCCGATCGACCGATCCGGGGGCAAGGCCTCTGAGGCCTCACTGAACACGGGCCTCCAGGTGCTCGGTCGCGGCGACCTCCTCGGCATCTATCCTGAGGGCACCCGCAGCCCCGACGGACGGCTGTACCGAGGACGTACAGGCATCGCGCGCATGGCGATGGAGGCGAAGGTCCCGGTCATCCCGGTGATCATGGTCGACACCGATACGGCGATGCCCATCGGGCAGCGACTTCCGCGGGTCGTGAGGGTCGGGATCGTCATCGGAGAGCCCCTGGACTTCTCGCGCTACGCGGGCATGGAGAACGACCGCTACATCCTCAGATCCGTCACGGACGAGATCATGGTGGCCCTACAGCGCCTGGGTGAGCAGCAGTACGACGACGTGTACGCGTCGACCGTCAAGGACCGCCTCCCCGCCCGCGTCACACAGCGCTCCTGA
- a CDS encoding ParA family protein produces MHVLSVSSLKGGVGKTTVTLGLASAAFARGVRTLVVDLDPQSDVSTGMDIQVAGRLNIADVLANPKEKVVRQAITSSGWAKVHPGTIDVLIGSPSAINFDGPHPSVRDVWKLEEALAAVESDYDLVLVDCAPSLNALTRTAWAASDRVMVVTEPGLFSVAAADRALRAIEEIRRGLSPRLQPLGIVVNRVRPQSIEHQFRIKELRDMFGPLVLSPQLPERTSLQQAQGAAKPLHIWPGDSAQELASDFDQLLDRIIRTGRIQVAESGAQA; encoded by the coding sequence GTGCACGTACTCAGCGTCAGCTCTCTCAAGGGAGGCGTCGGCAAGACGACCGTGACCCTCGGCTTGGCCTCAGCGGCCTTCGCCCGTGGTGTCCGGACGCTCGTCGTCGACCTCGACCCCCAGTCCGATGTGTCCACCGGCATGGACATCCAGGTGGCTGGTCGGCTCAACATCGCCGATGTCCTGGCGAACCCGAAGGAGAAGGTCGTCCGTCAGGCGATCACCTCCAGCGGCTGGGCCAAGGTGCACCCCGGAACCATCGACGTGCTCATCGGCAGCCCGTCCGCCATCAACTTCGACGGCCCGCACCCGAGCGTCCGCGACGTGTGGAAGCTCGAGGAGGCGCTGGCCGCCGTCGAGTCCGACTACGACCTGGTCCTCGTCGACTGCGCCCCGTCGCTGAACGCGCTGACGCGCACGGCCTGGGCCGCCAGCGACCGGGTGATGGTCGTCACCGAGCCCGGGCTCTTCTCCGTCGCCGCAGCCGACCGCGCGCTGCGCGCCATCGAGGAGATCCGCCGCGGACTCTCCCCCCGCCTGCAGCCGCTCGGCATCGTGGTGAACCGCGTGCGCCCCCAGTCGATCGAGCACCAGTTCCGCATCAAGGAGCTGCGCGACATGTTCGGTCCGCTCGTCCTCTCCCCTCAGCTCCCGGAGCGCACGTCGCTGCAGCAGGCTCAGGGTGCGGCGAAGCCGCTGCACATCTGGCCGGGCGACTCGGCGCAGGAGCTCGCGTCGGACTTCGACCAGCTGCTCGACCGGATCATCCGCACCGGCCGCATCCAGGTCGCCGAGTCGGGCGCTCAGGCCTGA